The Oscarella lobularis chromosome 12, ooOscLobu1.1, whole genome shotgun sequence genome window below encodes:
- the LOC136194283 gene encoding uncharacterized protein, producing the protein MNKSKSGVREKAPPAAVPCPPPVREVVPGRFTENDWTELLENESNADVVAEILDDLVFSAWDLVYSREIERLVYPYTVEWAREIVEQIVEWQFLERDEGELNTEVDVNWQEDEEPEAPETDSWARGVVPKTIRRKAVAREEKIKEEKEEERFDLISRGCGVDLEKDCVEELVNDFDGMDRGSVLKKIASKNAKKLKKTIRKKVDDDVEKKTTKDYHGSETATQMTVLEQRANQPLHASRSILRVQMGRPPGPKQVVYDSRGNVLNAVKLNPSRFPSHRISTKFSVLNPIPDRRTSVPQQFSKQSLSESNPSQSSSLARVSNQSVHKTLIDSIDAAPGVIIREGDKVKAGSVGRNSPGEGIVSAERRLYPLGQAKEDGNHGSGTLHAGSPVVRLLDRPVRAPVVYKEA; encoded by the exons ATGAACAAATCGAAGTCGGGAGTGCGAGAAAAAGCTCCGCCGGCCGCCGTCCCCTGTCCTCCACCCGTAAGAGAAGTCGTTCCGGGTCGATTTACCGAAAACGACTG GACCGAATTATTAGAAAACGAGTCAAACGCAGACGTGGTCGCCGAAATTCTCGACGATCTAGTCTTCTCAGCGTGGGATCTCGTCTACAGCCGGGAAATCGAACGACTCGTTTATCCCTACACAGTCGAATGGGcgcgcgaaatcgtcgaacaAATCGTCGAATGGCAATTtctcgaacgcgacgaaggcgaattGAACACGGAAGTGGACGTCAATTGGCAAGAAGACGAGGAACCCGAAGCACCGGAAACGGATTCGTGGGCAAGGGGAGTCGTTCCTAAGACGATTAGGAGAAAGGCGGTTGCTagggaagaaaaaatcaaagaagagaaagaagaagaacg ttttgatttgatttctcGTGGTTGTGGTGTTGATTTGGAGAAAGATTGTGTTGAGGAATTGGTCAATGATTTTGATGGGATGGATAGAGGATCTGTTTTGAAGAAGATTGCATCaaaaaacgccaaaaaactcaagaaaacgattcgaaaaaaagttgacgatgacgtggaaaagaaaacgacaaaggATTACCATGGCAGCGAAACGGCAACGCAAATGACAGTACTAGAGCAACGGGCCAATCAACCACTCCACGCATCAAGATCTATACTCAGA gTTCAAATGGGTCGTCCGCCTGGTCCCAAACAAGTTGTCTATGATAGTAGAGGGAATGTTCTCAATGCCGTCAAATTGAATCCatctcgttttccttctcaCAG gatTTCGACTAAGTTTTCCGTGTTGAATCCCATCCCAGATAGACGGACTTCAGTACCTCAACAATTTTCAAAGCaaagtctttcagaatcgaATCCAAGTCAGTCGTCGAGTCTCGCAAGAGTATCCAATCAATCCGTGCATAAAACCTTG ATTGATTCTATTGACGCTGCGCCTGGTGTAATCATCCGGGAAGGCGATAAAGTCAAGGCCGGTTCCGTTGGACGTAATTCTCCGGGTGAGGGAATCGTTTCCGCGGAACGACGACTCTACCCTTTGGGACAAGCAAAAGAGGATGGTAACCATGGTAGCGGTACACTACACGCAGGATCTCCCGTCGTTCGACTATTAGACAGACCAGTCAGGGCACCGGTTGTATACAAAGAAGCATAG
- the LOC136194171 gene encoding deoxynucleoside kinase-like, with amino-acid sequence MIGIRDVEVDFKEPNQKFKIAIEGNIASGKSTLLNHFATKEDAEAAFEPVDKWQDVGGKNLLGLMYEDKERWSFMFQSYVLLTMMEVHCKDQTKPLYMLERTAYGGRYCFVENLRKSGSLDLAEYTCYTEWFDWIMKTRRPQLDLIVYLRTSPEVCHRRLRERARNEEVSVSLDYLKSLHDCYENWLGNPDNHSWHGNCPVLILNGDRDVHSHANLFETMRDEILENLAYENPLCQTPPTTNSVAFPLAGKVRRNLEL; translated from the exons ATGATTGGcattcgcgacgtcgaagtcgacTTCAAAGAACCGAATCAGAAGTTCAAG ATTGCCATAGAAGGCAACATAGCGAGTGGCAAATCGACTCTACTGAACCatttcgcgacgaaagaagacgcAGAA GCCGCGTTCGAGCCGGTAGACAAGTGGCAGGACGTCGGAGGCAAAAATCTGCTG GGTTTGATGTACGAGGATAAGGAACGATGGTCGTTCATGTTTCAGTCCTACGTTCTTCTCACTATGATGGAAGTCCATTGTAAGGATCAG ACTAAGCCCCTTTATATGTTGGAACGAACTGCATACGGGGGTCGATATTGCTTCGTGGAAAATCTCCGCAAAAG tgGGTCTCTTGACTTGGCGGAGTACACTTGCTACACGGAATGGTTCGATTGGATAATGAAAACTCGTCGACCCCAACTCGATTTGATTG tCTACCTGCGCACTTCCCCGGAAGTGTGCCACAGACGTCTTCGAGAACGCGCGCGAAATGAGGAAGTCTCCGTTTCCCTTGACTACCTCAAGTCCCTACACGATTGCTATGAAAATTGGCTTGGAAATCCCGACAATCACAGTTGGCATGGCAACTGCCCGGTCCTGATTTTGAACGGGGATCGCGACGTTCATTCGCACGCGAATCTTTTCGAAACGATGCGTGACGAAATTCTGGAAAATTTGGCCTATGAGAATCCCCTATGCCAAACCCCACCCACTACAAATTCAGTCGCTTTTCCGCTCGCCGGAAAAGTGAGACGAAATCTCGAACTTTAg
- the LOC136194170 gene encoding uncharacterized protein has product MDEDIALKMRTLVDEMVDDILFSSHIEQFPLATDISTILSESPEAEIISRLESSEKTLVLQPRCVDQKRGGYCGHYALRNILWCLEERNPASLTQSLPLWRRYWTSIRLLLERSSRENNWWPWTERDICSGLMERTYLEHVLRHDSQVLDTNSQIQVLQYAYGSLLSDVSDVLVVQESIDRFRSQSQSSLSFILGVTNHWVAVFVQKIASRVNLIYFDSYNVPVLTATPDELKLIMDEKEEDHRKRKGRGWTLKEKEETVQAYEDQKNVVLMLAHCCSGNTNLKREMAKETIHSLITSFNKHVEDLQESEKKTDTEDGFDKSEYVVLLSVWLETRYHPKQLSDALLDRLCQLGLDQIDDAEAALLRAWSRNIRTRVGSFVATGIDVIIRLEMILDTVESILPQSD; this is encoded by the exons ATGGATGAGGATATTGCGCTGAAGATGCGTACCTTAGTCGACGAAATGGTCGACGATATACTCTTTAGCTCGCACATCGAGCAATTTCCTCTCGCGACGGACATTTCGACGATTCTATCCGAAAGCCCGGAAGCTGAAATCATATCGCGACTCGAATCGAGCGAAAAGACGCTCGTTCTCCAGCCGCGATGCGTCGATCAGAAGCGAGGCGGCTACTGCGGCCACTACGCCCTCCGCAACATACTCTGGTGCCTCGAGGAAAGAAACCCGGCTTCGCTAACGCAATCCCTTCCCCTTTGGCGTCGATACtggacgtcgattcgacttcTCCTCGAAAGATCGTCGCGAGAGAACAACTGGTGGCCGTGGACCGAGCGGGATATCTGTTCGGGCTTGATGGAACGAACGTATTTGGAACACGTGCTAAGACACGACTCCCAAGTGCTAGACACAAACAGTCAAATCCAAGTCTTACAG TATGCCTATGGTTCGTTGCTAAGTGACGTTAGCGACGTTTTAGTCGTGCAAGAGTCCATAGATCGGTTCCGTTCACAGAGCCAAAGTTCTTTATCTTTTATATTAGGTGTTACGAATCACTGGGTGGCGGTTTTCGTACAAAAAATCGCCTCCCGAGTAAATTTAATCTATTTTGATTCGTACAACGTTCCCGTACTGACGGCAACTCCCGACGAATTAAAATTGATAATggacgaaaaagaggaagatcatcgaaagcgaaaaggCCGCGGTTGGACgctgaaggagaaagaggagacggTTCAAGCATACGAAGATCAAAAGAACGTCGTTCTCATGCTCGCGCACTGTTGCTCGGGAAACACGAATTTGAAACGCGAAATggcgaaagagacgattcATAGTCTAATAACTAGTTTTAATAAACACGTCGAA GACCTacaagaaagcgaaaagaaaacag ATACTGAGGATGGGTTTGACAAGAGCGAGTACGTTGTACTGCTCAGCGTTTGGCTGGAAACGCGCTACCATCCCAAGCAGCTGAGCGACGCGCTTCTCGATCGATTGTGTCAACTTGGACTCGAtcagatcgacgacgcggagGCGGCGTTGCTGCGCGCGTGGTCGCGAAATATTCGTACGCGCGTCGGatcgttcgtcgcgacgggaatcgacgtcattattCGATTGGAAATGATTTTGGATACAGTGGAAAGTATTCTACCCCAATCAGATTAA